In Shewanella sp. MR-4, the genomic stretch TTATCTTCCGAGCGATGCGCGTCGGGTTGTTGAATCTGTGCCATGGTCATTATTCCTGTGCCTCGCTGCTGACTTTAGCGAGTTGATTCAGTAATTCAAAGGCTTTGCCGCTTTTTATGGTGTTGAGCGCAAGGGCGGTGCCGGCTTTGACTGAGTCCGATAGGCCACACAGATATAAGGCACAACCGGCATTGATGGCAACCGCATGGGTGTGGGCATCGCTGCCTTGTCCTTGCAAAATAGATTGCGTGATTTGGGCGTTTTGTGCAGGTTCGCCCCCTTCAAGCTCACTCATTTGGGCCTGCGGCACACCAAAATCCGCAGGCGTTAATTGATATTCAATAATCTCACCATCTTTGAGTTCGGCGACCTGTGTACTGCCATGGAGCGCCACTTCATCTAAACCACTGCCGTGCACCACCATGGCTCTTTGCGTGCCAAGGGCTTGCAGTACGCGGGCGATGGGCGTCACCAGCTCTGGGCTATAGACCCCAAGCAGCATAAATTCTGGGCGTGCAGGGTTAATCAATGGCCCTAACACATTGAATATGGTGCGAGTTTTCAGCGCTTGGCGCACGGGCACCGCATGTTTGACACCGCCATGGTAGTGGGGCGCAAACAGGAAACACAGATTGAGTGATTCGAGGCAGCGGCTCGCCAGCTCGGGTGACATGGTTAAATCAATGCCAAATTGGGCGAGTAAATCCGAAGAGCCCGATTTGCTTGATACGGAGCGATTACCGTGTTTCGCCACTTTTGCACCAGCGGCTGCGGCGACAAAGGCAGCTGTGGTGGAGATATTAATGGTATTAAAACCATCGCCACCCGTGCCGACGATATCGATAATCCCTTCAGTCCGCATAGATGAGGGATAAGGGAAAGGCTTTGCCGCGGCGCGCATCGCATCGGCGGCGCCACTGATTTCGGCAATGGTTTCACCGCGAATTTTAAGGGCCATTAACATGCCTGCCATCACGGCTTCATTCATTTCACCTTGAATAAGGGTGCTAAAGAGACTGGCGGTTTGCTCGCGCGTTAATGCCTTACCCTGAAACAAGATATCGAGCAGGGGCTGAATCGATGTTGCGCTCATTATTGTGCTCCTGCGGTATTGTGGGTGATGTCTTGAGTCAAAAAGCGTAGGGTTTGGGTTAACAAGGTGCTGCCCAAGGTGGTTAAGATGGATTCTGGATGAAACTGAAAACCAACCGCCCTGTGCTCGGCGTGCAAAATCGCCATTGGCATCTCTTCTGTGGTGGCAATGACTTCAAGACAATCGGGGACTTTTGTCGCCACTAAGCTGTGATAACGGGCGACAGGTAAGGGCGAAGACAAGTTAGCAAACACACCTGTACCATTATGGAAGGTGGGGCTGGCTTTACCGTGCACCACAAAAGGCGCGCGCTCCACTTTACCGCCGTAATATTCCACCATGGCTTGATGACCTAGACAGATCCCAAGCATAGGCACTTTGCCCGCGACTTTGTCAATGAGCGCCATCATGGAACCCGCTTCATGGGGCGCACCTGGGCCTGGCGATAAGACTAAGGCGCTAGGCTCGGTTTCCGCTAACAGCTTGTCGGCAATATAGTCGGCGGCAACATCATTACGGTAGATCACCACTTCACAGCCAAGGCTTCTAAATTGGTCGACTAAGTTGTAGGTAAAGGAGTCGAAGTTATCGAGTAAATAGAGTTTCATCTTAGGCTCCTTATCTTGGTTGTTCAGTCGTCGTAGTCGCAGTTGCTTGATGGCTTTTATCTAAGCCAGCGCCCATCTTGATGGCAGAAATCACCGCCTGCGCCTTTTGGCGCGTTTCATCGGCTTCACTCTGGGGATCGGAATCAAACACTACGCCAGCACCCGCTTGGATATGGGCCACGCCGTTTTTCACAAAGGCGGAGCGGATAACAATACAGGTGTCCATATCCCCAAGGGCGTTGAGGTAACCCACTGCGCCACCATAGCTGCCTCGGCGGGTCTTTTCTGCCTGACGTACGAGTTGCGAGGCGCGCACTTTCGGGGCGCCAACTAGCGTGCCCATATTCATGCAGGCTTGGTAGGCGTGGAGTGCATCTAAGTCTTGGCGTAGTTGACCTGTGACGCGGCTGACTAAGTGCATCACGTGGGAATAACGGTCGACTTTAAGTAACTCGGCCACTTTGCGACTGCCGCTTTGGCTGATTCGGGCAATATCGTTACGGGCTAAATCGACCAACATTAAGTGTTCGGAAAGCTCTTTTTTATCCAAACGCAATTCGAGTTCGATACGGCTATCGAGGTCGAAATCAATCTCGCCGCTGGCGGTTTTGCCGCGCTTACGGGTGCCTGCAATCGGGTAGACTTCGACTTGATTGTTGCTGGCTTCATATTTCAGCGCGCTCTCGGGCGAGGCGCCCAAAAGGGTGAAGTCATGGCCCCTGAAATAAAACATATAGGGGCTGGGGTTGGTTAATCGCAGCGCGCGGTAAGCGCCTAAGGTATTGGGGCAGGGCAGGCTAAAGCTGCGTGAAGGCACGACTTGGAAGATGTCGCCGGCAATAATGTGTTCTTTCAAATCGATAACAGTTTGCTTGAAGTCCTCATCACTGACATTCACTTGCTCTGTGGCCGTTATGCCAACGAGGGCGGGTGCAGGTGTTGCACTCTTGGCTAAGGCTTCACATTGGGCGCGGATATTCTCTGCTCGCTCGGCTAAGGCTTGGGTCACAACGGAATGCTTTTCTGTGCCTTCACTGAAGTGGTGGGTGATTAGCTCGGCGTGCTTTTGCTTGTGATCGATAAGAATTAAGGTTTCGGCGAGATAAAATAAATAATCAGGACAATCATTTGCACCATTTGGTGCTTCAGGCAGTGGCTCGACGGTATCAATCAAATCGTAGGCGAGCACGCCACCTAAAAATAAGTCTTCGAATGCTGGCTTGGATTGGCTGTCAGTATGAGCGCCGCAGTCGATATGCTTTACAAACAAGCGCAAACCATCGAGGGGTGAGGTGGATTTTAAGCGCGCATCTTCATCCTTAAGCTCGGTATCCTTTTGCAGCGTGACCACTAAGTTGTGGCCATCGCGTTGGCATAGAGTTTGGCTTGCGCGAGCAGTAAAAAATTGCTCGATGGGGGAGAGTAAACTGATGCCATTGTCACTCAGTGCGCTAAAGCGTAAACGATAACCGTCGCAGCGGATCATCAGCGCCGCATGGGTCATCACCATGCTCTTAAGATTTTCCTTGCTGTCGATTTCCGCCGATTCTAACAACATGGTATGGGGCGCATCTTGAGTGATGTGCTGGTACAGACGCAGTGGGTCGCTATGGTATGCCAGCGCAGCCTTGAGCGTATGTGAACGTGCGAATGTCTGTTGAGACGAGGCAACATTTTCGCCATCAACTTGGTTAACCTGATTAAATGTCTTTAGGGTCATGCTTATCTCGCTTTTTATCCGTTTACCGCGTTGCAGACATTTTTCGCACCAACAAAAAAGCCCGCATTTCTGCGGGCTTTTTTGTTGATTCTGTTACTTTCAAATGAGCACAGAGCTTCACACCACCCGCTAAGTTGGGAAGTGCCACCACCAAATGATGTTGAAAGAAGCGTTAATCTGAGTCATTCAAAAGGGTCTCAATAATTCGTTAGTTGAGCTATAGAAAACATGAGCCTGAGGCGAAAGTCAATTGAATATTTTTCAAAATGATGGATTAACGCCGCTAAATCACTGTACCGAATGCCATTCCTGCTCGATAAAGTGTGAGATAAATGCACATTTCATCTTAAATTCACGTACAATAACGGCATGAATACTCAAAGCATATTGGCTGACTTGCACAGCCACACGACCGCATCCGACGGTCATCTCTCGCCGTCCGAGCTGGTCGCCAGAGCCCTTGAAAAGGGCGTGCAGTTATTTGCAATTACCGATCACGATACGGTTGCAGGCTTAAGTGAAGCCCGCGCCTTTAATCAAGCGCAGGCCGAACCGTTAAAACTGATTTCTGGAGTTGAGATTTCAACCCGCTGGAATAGTTACGATATTCACATAGTGGCGCTCAACTTTGATGAGACCCATGCCGAGTTATTACGCTTTTTAGCACATCAGCGTGAGTTGCGTGAGCAGCGCGCCGAAGAAATCGGCCATCGCTTAGCTAAAGCGGGAATTGAAGGCGCCTATGAGGGCGCTAAAAAACTCGCCGCAGGCGCCGCCTTAAGCCGTGGTCACTATGCACGCTGGCTTGCCGATAATGGCCATGCGGTGGATATGCCAAGTGTGTTCAAACGCTATTTAGCTCGCGGTAAAACTGGCTATGTACCCAACAATTGGGGCGATATGGCCAGCGCGATTGAGGTGATCCACAACGCGGGCGGCCTCGCGGTATTGGCCCATCCGAGCGGTTATAAGCTGTCGGCCAAATGGTTAAAGCGTTTAGTGCGAGAATTTAAAGAAGCCGGCGGGGATGCCATGGAAGTGGTGCTCGGCCAACAAACGGTGGACGATAGGGCCAATTTAGTGGCGCTGAGTGTCCAAAATCAGTTGCTTGCATCGATAGGGAGTGATTTTCACTTTCCAAGCAATTGGATTGAACTAGGTAAAAATCTCTACCAGCCCCAAGGAATTGATTGGGTCTGGCAGTCGGGATCTTGGGTGGAACGACCATGAGTCAGTTTTTTTATGTACACGAAGTAAATCCACAGGTACGCCTGATCAGTCAAGCCGTGGCTGTGCTTAAGTCCGGCGGTGTGATTGTATATCCAACCGATTCGGGCTATGCCCTCGGTTGTATGATTGGCGAGAAAGACGCGATGACGCGCATTACCCGCATTCGTCAAATCGAACACGATCATAATTTCTCCTTGATGTGCCGTGACTTATCTGAGCTTTCGACCTACGCCAAGGTAGATAATCAGGCCTACCGCATCTTAAAAAGCTGCACGCCTGGACCTTACACTTTCATCTTTAAGGCGAGCAAGGAAGTACCCCGTCGTCTGCAAAACGACAAAAAGAAAACCATTGGTATCCGCGTGCCAGACAATGTGATTGCCTTGGCGCTACTCGAGGCGTTAGATGCGCCGCTGATGTCCACCAGTTTGGTGATGCCCAATAGTGATTTTGCAGAGTCAGATCCCGAGCACATTCGTGATCTGCTAGAGCATCAAGTGGATGTGATCCTGCACGGTGGCTACTTAGGTGAAAAACCGACCACAGTCATCGATATGTCGGAAGATGGTTTCGAAGTGCTGCGTGAAGGCGCGGGTGATGTTACCCCATTTCTCTAACACGCGATTTACTGTAAGAGATTGAGGCGATAAAACCATCATTTGACAGTGTTATCGCCGCTCAATTGCGGGTATAATCGCGCGTTTGGCGTAGGGGGGCTTGATTAGCGAGCTTAAGCCTAGCTCAGTACGGGTTCGAGTCAGTCATCTACAGCCGTTTAAAAACGATTGTTTTACATGGGGATAGCGGATGCAGGGCACGCAACAAAGTTTACCCTTAGCCGTTGTTCGCGGTCAGGCGATGACCGAAATGCCACAGGATTTGTTTATTCCACCTGAGGCGTTAGAAGTGTTTTTAGAGTCCTTCGAAGGGCCGCTCGACTTACTTTTGTATCTGATCCGTAAGCAAAAATTAGATGTTGTCGATTTACCCATTTCGCAGATCACCGCGCAATATTTAGAATATATCGCGATGCTCACTCAGGCGCGTATCGAACTGGCCTCGGATTATCTGGTCATGGCGGCAACACTGGCTGAGATTAAATCCCGTCTGCTGCTGCCGCGTATGGTGGCGGAAGATGAAGTGGAGGAAGATCCACGGGCCCAGTTGATCCGTCAATTGAAGGCCTATGAGGTAATCAAAGAAGCCTCGCAAAAAATTGATGATTTACCTCGGCTTGAACGCGATGTGTTCCAAGCAACCGCGGCACCTTCACCGAATATTAAACCTTTGGTGATCCCGCCTGATGTATCGTTATTTGAAATCGCCCGCGCCTTTGGCGAAGTGCTCAAACGTATCGATGCCAACGAAGATCATCATGTTAAGCGTGAACAGTTATCGACCCGCGAGCGCATGAGCCAAATTTTAGCCATGCTTAATAGCGAGACGTTTACGCCCTTTGAGCGTTTATTCAGTGTCGAAGAAGGCCGCGCCGGTGTGGTGGTGACCTTTTTAGCGCTGATGGAATTGGTCAAAGAATTATTAGTGGAATTGTACCAAACAGAGCCGTTTTCAACTATTTACGTAAAGGCCTATTAATTGATGCAGATAAATCCAATTCAATTAAAACAGCTTATTGAAGCGAGTCTGTTTGTATTGGGGAAACCCTTGTCGGTGAAAATGTTGAAAGAAACCGTGTTGGCGGATTTCAGCGTTTCCAGAGACAAAATCAAAGCCGCATTGGAAGAGTTGCAGCAGGATTATCAGGAACGGGGTGTTCAACTTGTGAAAGTGGCTGGGGGTTATCGCTTCCAGACCTTGGAAGTCCTGAGTCCTTTTTTGCAGCCCCTGTGGCAGGAAAAAGCACCTAAGTATTCGCGGGCAACATTAGAGACCTTGGCGGTGATCGCCTATCGTCAACCCGTGACCCGTGGCGATATTGAGCAGGTGCGTGGTGTGGCCATTAGTAGCCATATCATTAAAAGTTTGTCAGATAGACATTGGATTAAAGTCGTTGGCCACAAAGAAGTCCCGGGGAGACCCGCACTCTACGCCACGACCTTAGAATTTTTAGCCTATTTTGGCTTAGATACCCTAGCGGATTTACCTGCGCTTACGGATACTGAGTCATTGCAGGCGGTATTTTCAGGTTTGAAAGTAACGCCTGAACAGTCAGAAGAGCAAGATACTAATGAGTGAAAAATTGCAGAAAGTCTTGGCCCGTGCAGGCCATGGCTCCCGTCGTGAGATGGAGGCATGGATTGCTGCAGGTCGAGTTAGTATTGATGGCGTAATTGCCAATCTTGGCGACCGTATCGAAGCCGATGCCAAAGTACGTATCGACGGTCGAGCCATATCGCTTAAGTCCGCCGATGATGTGATTTGCCGCGTGCTCGCCTATCACAAACCCGAAGGTGAGATTTGTAGCCGTAAAGACCCTGAAGGTCGTCCAACCGTGTTTGACCGTTTGCCGAAGGTGCGTGATTCGCGCTGGGTTGCGGTAGGGCGTCTGGATATTAACACTTCAGGCTTATTGCTGTTTACCTCAGACGGTGAACTCGCTAACCGCTTGATGCACCCTTCTAACGAAGTTGAACGTGAATACGCGGTACGTACCTTTGGTGAAGTACCAGAGGCTGCGGTACAACGTCTGCGTACCGGCGTAATGTTAGAAGACGGTATGGCACAGTTCGATGCCATTAAAGCCGCAGGCGGCGAGGGTATGAACCAATGGTGGCACGTATGTCTACGTGAAGGCCGTAACCGCGAAGTGCGTCGTTTATGGGAATCCCAAGAGGTGCAAGTAAGCCGTCTTATCCGTGTGCGTTACGGTATGGTGGAATTGCCTAAATCGCTGCCTCGTGGTGGCTGGGTTGAATTGCCTATTGAGCAAGTTAACTACCTGCGCCAATTAGCGGGTCTTGAACCTGAAACTCGTACTATGCTGGCCGCCGATAAACACAGCGTGGCCCGTGCTCAGGTGAAGAGTGCAAAAATTCGCCGCGCCGTACGCAAGCATAAAGTGACAGCGACGCCTAAGGCTAAGCCAACACGTCAGCGTAGTTAATACCATTCGAGTGATGTTAAGTCTCTCAGTAAAAAGGCCGCTTGCGGCCTTTTTTGCTTTCTGCGACTGATAAAAATAAAGGGAGCGTAGGGCTCCCTTTATTTTTATCTATTAGTACATTAGAGCAGCATTGCTTATTGAGCGTTAAATTGCTGACCGTTAATTTCGCTAGAATCTTGCCCCATTAAATAGAGGTATGTTGGCATGATTTCTTCGGCCGTTTTTAAAGCTAATGGATTTTCGGCAGGGTATGCTTTAGCACGCATTTCGGTGCGAGTCGCGCCTGGGTTAATGCTATTAACGCGTACAGACGTGCCATCACATTCGTGGGCGAGCACTTGCATCATGCCTTCGGTGGCAAATTTAGAGAAGGCATAGGGCCCCCAGTAGGCGCGGCCCTGACGGCCAACACTGCTTGAGGTAAAGATAATCGAGGCGCTGGGTGCTTGGCGCATAATCGGCAACAGGGCCTTAGTCAGCATGACCTGTGAAGTGACGTTGACTTTAAGTACATCTTCGAGTGATGGAATATCGATGTGTTCAAACGGGCCTAAAGCGCCGAGTAAACTGGCGTTGTGCAGCAAACCATCTAAGTGACCAAACTGCTCGCCAATGGTTTCGGCCATATCGCGGTAGTTTTGCTCGGTCGCACCTTTTAAATCTAACGGCACGATCGCAGGAGTTGGGTAACCCGCCTGTTCGATAACGTCGTATACGGCTTCGAGTTTTTTGACGGTTTTACCGAGTAAAATCACGGTGGCACCGTGTTTGGCAAATTCAATGGCCGCCGCGCGACCGATACCTGCGCCAGCGCCTGTCACCAGTATGGTTTTACCTTTGAGTAAATCTTTTGCTGCTTGATATTCCAACATGAGCCTTTTATTCCTCTTGGCGAAAATGCCCGCCACTTCTAGAGTCGCCGAATTGCTAAACGCATGTTTCAAACAAATGAATGAAACTTTGTTGCAAATAGCTAAAATGTTTGTGACAAACTTGTGGCTAACTCAATATTTTTACGTTAACTTGAAATGAGTTAGGGGCTAACATAAGCCCTATTAGTCATAGCTTTTGCGCTATTGTGACTAATTTCTTGGGGAAAACAAAACTATTACAACAAGATTTGGGGAAAAAAAATGAAAAGACTCATTTTGTGTGTTGCGATTGCATCAGCACTGGGCCTCACAGGATGTGGAGAGGACAGTTATAACGAACTCAAGGATAAGACAGACCCGCTCATCCCTGAATCCCATATGGTGTTTGACCCCGCGAATGCTAAAGTGCCTTTGCCTAATGATTTGTTGTTTAGCGGCACTACAGACGGCACCTTATCAATCCCGGGGGAAAGTTCGGGGAACTATGTCGATCCGCAAATTGCTCTTGGTGCCTTAGATGGATGGTCAACTACATCTCCCATTTCAATCGATCTCGAACTCGCTAAAGATCACGATGGCACACAACTGACCCTGATGGCCGCATCGGTTGCCCAACCGGGCGCAGTGAGAATGTTTGAGGCCACAGTGGGTGGTCCATTGTCATCTGATCCTGAATGTACCACTAAACCGTCAGTATCTGCCTGTAAAGTCGGCGATGAATTGCAATTTGGTGTGGATTTTGTGTCGATGGCATCGGGTAACAAAGTCGTTATCGTGCCACTCAAACCGCTAAAAGCCGGCCAGTCTTATATTTATGCGACAACCAAGTTAATCCAAGATTCAGAGGAACGAGGCATTGCCCCTTCAACGACCTATGGTACGTTGAAGATGGACATCAACACCTTACCCCTAGAAACGCCTGATCAATTGATGCTGCAAACCTTGATCAACAGTTATGAAAAGGGCATGGCTGCGGCACATAATGTTGATACCTCAACCATTACCTATTCAGGCTTGTTTACCACTCAATCGGTAGCAAACGTCTATGAAACCACAAAACTCTTGATGGCGCAGGGCGCGCCTTATGCCCCAAGTTTTGCGCAAATGCCCACCCCTGCGGGTTACACTGTGGCTCAGGCTGCTGGTTTAACTCCAGCAGATGGCGCGGCGTATGTAGTATCGAATCTAGCCGATGTTTATACCGCTAAGATTAAATTGCCGATTTACGGTGACTGTTCTTCGGTCAGTTGCTTGTCATCTGCAGGTCAGCCGCTGATCAATGGCCGCTGGAAAGCCCAAGGTGATAGCCCTGTTTCGGTATTATTAGCGCTGCAAGCGGGTACCTTAAGTCAAACCAACTTTGGTATGCAGGCAGTAGCGAATGGGATTGCAAATCCTGCCGATGCCTTAGCGAATCCTTCTCTGATGGCGGGTAAAACCTGGTTGCTCGATGATGGAACGGCAGCGGATAAAACCAAGCATTTAACCAAATTTAACCCCATCCCTGCGATTAAAGGTTATGAAACGGTACCTGTACTGATTTCTATGCCAAATGCGACTAAACTCGCGGCCTTCTATCAGCAACAAGGGTTAACCTTTACCCCACCGACTTCTGGCTGGCCAACGACGATTGCGCTACATGGTTTAGGCGGCGGTAAGGAAATGTCATTAGCCTATGCGGGCAGTTATGCAGCTATGGGCGTGGCAACGGTAGCCATCGATATGCCTTTACATGGTGCTCGCTCGTTCGATGCCAATGGCGATGGGGTTTACGAAGTATCGGCAACCGATCCTTCCTTCGGTAACGTGATTGGTACGCCTGATGCCTTTAAAAATGGTAATCCACTCGTCTTCGTGAATATCTCAAGCACGCTATCGGTGCGGGATAACTTCCGTCAGGCCACCATGGATCACCTTGGCGTGCGTTTAGCCTTAACGGGGTTAGCGCAGGGGCTTGCACAGGCTAATCAACCACAAGTATTCGATATTTCCAAGATTAGCGCGCAGGGCTTAAGTTTAGGTGCGATTGTCGGTACCGACTTTGCGACTTATGCCAGCACGGGCATGAAAAATCCAAGCACGGGTGAAGCGCTACCTAACCCTTATGCCATCAATGCGGTCTCTCTGGCGGCGCCAGCGGGTGGTTTAGCGGGCGCGTTTGCTGGTTCTGCGACCTTTGGCCCAGTGCTGTTTAGCAATGTGACTGCTTCTGCAACGTTCCAAGCATTAGTGGATAAAGCCAATACTGCGGGATACGAGCCTGGCAGCCCAGAATATGCGGCATTAGTACAAGGGGTTTATGCGCAGTTTATTCCAACCTTTGCCTTTGCGGTGCAAACGGCGGTGGATTCAGCGGATCCGGTTAACCATGCAGGTATGTTAAAAGCAACGGGATTACCCGTGCACTTAATCGAAATCGCGGGTGATGGTAACGGTAACTTAGCTGACCAAGTGTTACCTAATCGCGTCGATAACTTCCCACTCTCAGGCACTGAGCCGTTGATCTCGGCAATCGGTCTGCCTTGTGTGGATGCAACCACCAAAGGTTCTGGTGCGGTGCGTTTTGCTAAGGGGCACCATAGCTCAATTGTTGACCCAAGTGAGAAGAGTTCAACGGATGGTATGGCCGCTGCGGCAACCGTTGAGATGCAGACGCAAGTGGCGACCTATGCTTCTACCGCAGGTAAAGGTGAAGCGACGATTTTCGTCACCGATCCAAGCGTGATTTCGACCTGTTCTAACTAGTCGCGTGTAAAATCCTAAAAACCCAGCCTTTGCTGGGTTTTTTTATGGCGCTTTAGGCTGTTAGAATAGCGCGCACTAAACCGAATCACCTTAGGCCCCAACGGAGAGTACTTTGGAATTTCTATACGAATATGGCATGTTTTTAGCGAAAGCTGTGACAATTGTGGTTGCGCTTGTTGCTGTGATTATTGTGGTGCTCGCGTCCACGGTGAAGCACAAATCGGATAAAGGTGAACTGAGGATCACCAATCTTTCAGAAGAACTGGAAGATCTCAAACACAGCTTGAAGGAAGAACTGCTGTCGAAGAAGCAGTTTAAAGCCTACGAAAAACAGCTGAAAGCGGACGAAAAGGCGAAGGAAAAAGCGGCCGAAGAAGACAGCAAAGGTAAAGTTTTTGTAATTGATTTTAAAGGCAGTATTGATGCCGCCGAAGTGGCTTCTTTGCGGGAAGAAATCAGCGCGATTTTAACCATTGCCGAAAAGGGCGACGAAGTGGTGGTGAATGTCGAAAGTGGCGGTGGCATGGTCCATGGCTACGGTCTGGCCTCTAGCCAGCTTGACCGTCTGCGTCAGGCCGAGATCCCATTAACGATTTGCGTGGATAAAGTTGCCGCCAGCGGTGGTTATATGATGGCCTGTGTGGCAAACAAAGTGTATGCCGCGCCATTCGCCATCGTAGGTTCAATCGGTGTCGTTGCCCAGTTGCCTAACTTCAACCGTTTATTGAAGAAACATGAAATCGACTACGAGCAACACACTGCCGGTGATTTTAAGCGCACCTTAACCGTGTTTGGCGAAAATACGGACGAAGGCAGACAGAAGTTCCAACAGGAGCTGGAAGAAACCCACGTGTTGTTTAAAGCTTTCGTGAGCAAGTATCGTCCTCAACTCGACTTGGCTAAGGTGGCCACAGGCGAACATTGGTACGGTCAACAGGCGATTGAATTAGGCCTTATTGATGCGATTTCAACCAGTGACGATGTGTTAATGCAGTTAGCTGGCGAACGTACTGTGTACAAGTTGCGCTACCAAGTCCGTAAGAAACTGGCAGATAAAATCGCCCATGGTGCGTCTTTATCGGTAAATGCGATTTTTAATCGATTAGTTGAGAAAAATCGTTCCATGTAAGCCGACGAGTTAACTCACTCCTGATGAAAACGCCTGCGAATATGCAGGCGTTTTTGTTTTGT encodes the following:
- the sohB gene encoding protease SohB, with amino-acid sequence MEFLYEYGMFLAKAVTIVVALVAVIIVVLASTVKHKSDKGELRITNLSEELEDLKHSLKEELLSKKQFKAYEKQLKADEKAKEKAAEEDSKGKVFVIDFKGSIDAAEVASLREEISAILTIAEKGDEVVVNVESGGGMVHGYGLASSQLDRLRQAEIPLTICVDKVAASGGYMMACVANKVYAAPFAIVGSIGVVAQLPNFNRLLKKHEIDYEQHTAGDFKRTLTVFGENTDEGRQKFQQELEETHVLFKAFVSKYRPQLDLAKVATGEHWYGQQAIELGLIDAISTSDDVLMQLAGERTVYKLRYQVRKKLADKIAHGASLSVNAIFNRLVEKNRSM
- a CDS encoding VolA/Pla-1 family phospholipase, which translates into the protein MKRLILCVAIASALGLTGCGEDSYNELKDKTDPLIPESHMVFDPANAKVPLPNDLLFSGTTDGTLSIPGESSGNYVDPQIALGALDGWSTTSPISIDLELAKDHDGTQLTLMAASVAQPGAVRMFEATVGGPLSSDPECTTKPSVSACKVGDELQFGVDFVSMASGNKVVIVPLKPLKAGQSYIYATTKLIQDSEERGIAPSTTYGTLKMDINTLPLETPDQLMLQTLINSYEKGMAAAHNVDTSTITYSGLFTTQSVANVYETTKLLMAQGAPYAPSFAQMPTPAGYTVAQAAGLTPADGAAYVVSNLADVYTAKIKLPIYGDCSSVSCLSSAGQPLINGRWKAQGDSPVSVLLALQAGTLSQTNFGMQAVANGIANPADALANPSLMAGKTWLLDDGTAADKTKHLTKFNPIPAIKGYETVPVLISMPNATKLAAFYQQQGLTFTPPTSGWPTTIALHGLGGGKEMSLAYAGSYAAMGVATVAIDMPLHGARSFDANGDGVYEVSATDPSFGNVIGTPDAFKNGNPLVFVNISSTLSVRDNFRQATMDHLGVRLALTGLAQGLAQANQPQVFDISKISAQGLSLGAIVGTDFATYASTGMKNPSTGEALPNPYAINAVSLAAPAGGLAGAFAGSATFGPVLFSNVTASATFQALVDKANTAGYEPGSPEYAALVQGVYAQFIPTFAFAVQTAVDSADPVNHAGMLKATGLPVHLIEIAGDGNGNLADQVLPNRVDNFPLSGTEPLISAIGLPCVDATTKGSGAVRFAKGHHSSIVDPSEKSSTDGMAAAATVEMQTQVATYASTAGKGEATIFVTDPSVISTCSN